The following are from one region of the Amedibacterium intestinale genome:
- a CDS encoding sodium:calcium antiporter: MIYALYLVLAVLVVFLSVRLSYYVDCLDKKTNLSGAFIGGVMLAAVTSLPELFTSLTAVLALDQPNLVQGNVLGSNIFNLCVIAGILLFASKKYQNAVLAKSHRTTLIYGILMYVIIFLGIFIPKEIGLGIINVNFASILILAVYLLNVKFMKHDESAQSEDDEDIRLTTGQIMVRFVLFAIALVAVSILLTQVTDRIAEELQLGATVAGAIFLGVATSLPELSASINLVRIGNFNASFGNIVGSNLFNFIILSFADILYVKGGIYVKEGSVLNLLLFGVFSMFMTLGIIRFKKNRAAVLLCSILVLASYVTSIVLSM; encoded by the coding sequence ATGATTTATGCTTTATATCTTGTTTTAGCAGTATTGGTTGTTTTTCTATCTGTACGTCTATCGTATTATGTGGATTGTTTAGATAAGAAAACAAACTTATCTGGTGCATTTATTGGAGGAGTCATGCTGGCTGCTGTTACTTCTTTGCCAGAATTGTTTACATCTTTAACGGCTGTATTGGCGTTGGATCAGCCAAATTTAGTACAGGGGAATGTACTTGGAAGTAATATCTTTAATCTTTGTGTGATTGCGGGAATTTTATTGTTTGCGAGCAAAAAATACCAGAATGCAGTTTTGGCGAAATCACATCGTACAACATTGATATATGGAATTTTGATGTATGTTATCATATTCTTGGGAATCTTTATTCCAAAAGAAATTGGACTTGGAATCATAAATGTGAATTTTGCATCCATATTGATTCTTGCTGTATATCTTTTGAATGTGAAATTTATGAAACATGATGAAAGTGCACAAAGTGAAGATGATGAGGATATTCGTTTAACAACAGGACAAATCATGGTACGATTTGTATTGTTTGCGATTGCACTTGTTGCAGTAAGTATTTTATTAACACAGGTAACTGATCGAATTGCGGAAGAGCTGCAGCTAGGAGCTACCGTAGCAGGGGCTATTTTCTTAGGTGTTGCGACATCTTTGCCAGAATTAAGTGCATCTATCAATCTGGTGCGTATTGGGAATTTCAATGCCTCTTTTGGAAACATTGTAGGAAGTAATTTGTTTAACTTTATTATTCTTTCATTTGCAGATATTTTATATGTAAAAGGCGGTATTTATGTAAAAGAAGGAAGCGTGTTAAATCTTCTTTTGTTTGGGGTGTTCTCGATGTTTATGACATTAGGAATTATACGTTTTAAAAAGAATAGAGCAGCAGTGTTGCTTTGCAGTATTTTGGTACTTGCTTCCTATGTGACAAGTATTGTGTTGTCAATGTAG
- the rnc gene encoding ribonuclease III, with translation MDTIFDWLDKKHLKYNDKKLIEEAFIHSSYVNENKLYKHDNERLEFMGDAVLQLWSTRKLFSLEPALSEGQMTTLRAQLVCEEALAAYNRQLGLWHYLRLGVGEEKTGGRHRDSILADMFEAFLGAMYLDQGMDAVDVILEEVLTPAISRPKSEKVIDYKTKLQEYVQGDTRKNVHYETVHISGPSNKPEFEVIVLLDDIILGRGKGLSKKRAEQMAAKDAFEKMVK, from the coding sequence ATGGATACAATATTTGATTGGTTAGATAAAAAACATCTAAAATATAACGATAAAAAATTGATAGAAGAAGCGTTCATACACTCTTCTTATGTAAATGAAAACAAACTATATAAACACGATAATGAACGTTTGGAATTTATGGGAGATGCTGTCTTACAGCTTTGGTCCACACGAAAACTTTTCTCGCTAGAACCAGCGTTAAGTGAAGGACAGATGACAACCTTACGTGCACAGCTAGTTTGTGAGGAAGCATTGGCTGCATATAATCGACAGCTGGGGTTGTGGCATTATCTTCGCTTAGGTGTTGGAGAAGAGAAAACAGGAGGAAGACATCGAGATTCCATTTTGGCAGATATGTTTGAAGCTTTTCTAGGGGCAATGTATTTGGATCAGGGTATGGATGCTGTAGATGTAATACTGGAAGAAGTCTTGACACCTGCGATTTCACGACCAAAAAGTGAAAAAGTAATCGATTATAAAACAAAATTACAGGAATATGTGCAGGGTGATACACGAAAAAATGTACATTATGAAACAGTTCATATTAGCGGTCCTAGCAATAAGCCTGAATTTGAAGTCATTGTTTTGCTGGATGATATTATTCTTGGAAGAGGAAAAGGCTTGTCTAAAAAAAGAGCAGAACAAATGGCCGCAAAAGATGCATTTGAAAAAATGGTAAAATAA
- the recG gene encoding ATP-dependent DNA helicase RecG codes for MELKKLKISDKKIEILQQLHITQVEDLLTYYPFRYESIEELSRDTWKKDDRIAVEGVIVSKARVIRFKGKQSVTRFKIVYEEEEFDISLFNRPWVSMFTPGKKITIMGKYDGGNRITAISYNFQPLQEQMGTFPVYNLKDGITQKDIRKYIEKAWVLCQNDIKEFLPEELRQKYRLITRKEALYFIHHPSSKETIRQSLRYLKYEEFLRFQLVMRACKAKEKKTIQGHAKQFDNEDVWELEHTLPFSLTLDQKKVIQEILDDLKSESIMYRMLQGDVGCGKTLVAAFGMYGCVLSHKQAAMMAPTEILAKQHAQNLKNTFKDFEVEIEVLYSSLKAAEKKDILERLRNNEIDILVGTHALFQEDVEFYDLGMVVADEQHRFGVMQRRRLLEKGDKVDFLLMSATPIPRTLAISLYGDMDVSTIQSLPKGRAGVETKLVQSRSMKDILPFVLEKIDEGNQCYVVCPAIEKNEDYEMRNVEDIYQGMKQSLGRRYRIALLHGKMSAQEKDEVMASFSAGKSDILVSTTVIEVGVDVANANLMVIYDAHRFGLSQIHQLRGRVGRGTKPGYCFLLSDTKDKNSLERLKICEKTSDGFEIARYDLQLRGPGDILGNRQSGVPGFLLGDVVADANILEVAREDALSILKNIENEHYKNIKEYIEETLEHAGYFD; via the coding sequence ATGGAATTAAAAAAACTGAAGATTTCAGATAAGAAAATAGAAATACTGCAGCAGCTTCATATTACACAGGTGGAGGATCTTTTAACGTATTATCCTTTTCGCTATGAAAGTATAGAAGAACTTTCAAGAGATACGTGGAAGAAAGATGATCGTATTGCTGTTGAGGGAGTCATCGTTTCTAAAGCACGTGTCATACGTTTTAAAGGAAAACAAAGTGTTACACGATTTAAAATCGTATATGAGGAAGAAGAGTTTGATATTTCTTTGTTTAATCGTCCATGGGTATCCATGTTTACACCAGGAAAAAAGATTACGATCATGGGCAAGTATGATGGAGGAAACCGAATTACTGCCATTTCCTATAATTTCCAGCCACTGCAGGAACAAATGGGGACGTTTCCCGTTTATAATCTTAAAGATGGAATTACGCAGAAAGATATACGTAAGTATATAGAGAAAGCCTGGGTGCTTTGTCAAAATGATATAAAAGAATTTCTACCGGAAGAACTGCGACAAAAATATCGTTTGATTACACGTAAGGAAGCATTGTATTTTATTCATCATCCTTCTTCAAAAGAAACGATACGTCAAAGTCTTCGCTATCTAAAATATGAAGAATTTCTTCGCTTTCAGCTTGTGATGCGCGCTTGTAAAGCAAAAGAAAAGAAAACAATACAAGGACATGCCAAACAGTTTGATAACGAAGATGTGTGGGAGTTAGAGCACACATTGCCATTTTCTTTAACACTAGATCAAAAGAAAGTGATTCAGGAAATATTAGATGATTTAAAAAGTGAAAGCATCATGTATCGAATGTTGCAGGGAGATGTAGGATGTGGGAAAACACTAGTTGCGGCTTTTGGAATGTATGGATGTGTGTTAAGTCATAAACAGGCAGCTATGATGGCACCAACAGAAATTCTTGCGAAACAGCATGCACAGAATTTAAAAAATACATTTAAAGATTTTGAAGTGGAAATAGAAGTTTTATATTCTTCTTTAAAAGCAGCAGAAAAAAAAGATATACTGGAAAGACTTAGAAACAATGAAATTGATATCCTTGTGGGAACACATGCACTCTTTCAGGAGGATGTGGAATTTTATGATCTAGGTATGGTAGTAGCGGATGAACAGCATCGCTTTGGAGTTATGCAAAGAAGGAGATTGCTGGAAAAAGGAGATAAAGTAGACTTTCTTTTGATGAGTGCTACTCCTATTCCAAGAACACTGGCTATTTCTTTATATGGGGATATGGATGTCTCCACTATTCAATCTCTTCCCAAAGGCAGAGCTGGTGTAGAAACAAAACTGGTACAATCACGTTCTATGAAAGATATTCTTCCATTTGTACTGGAAAAGATTGATGAAGGAAACCAATGTTATGTCGTATGTCCGGCAATTGAGAAAAATGAAGACTATGAAATGCGCAATGTGGAAGACATTTATCAGGGAATGAAGCAGTCTTTAGGAAGAAGATATCGTATAGCTTTACTGCATGGAAAGATGAGTGCACAGGAAAAAGATGAAGTTATGGCATCGTTTTCTGCAGGAAAAAGTGATATACTTGTTTCTACGACTGTTATTGAAGTAGGGGTAGATGTGGCAAATGCCAATTTGATGGTTATTTATGATGCACATCGTTTTGGATTAAGTCAGATTCATCAGTTACGAGGACGTGTTGGAAGAGGAACAAAACCAGGGTATTGTTTCTTGTTAAGTGATACAAAAGATAAAAACAGTTTAGAAAGATTAAAGATTTGTGAAAAGACAAGCGATGGTTTTGAGATTGCACGCTATGATTTGCAGCTTCGAGGTCCTGGCGATATTTTGGGAAACAGACAAAGTGGAGTTCCTGGCTTTTTGCTTGGAGATGTCGTTGCGGATGCGAATATTTTGGAAGTCGCAAGAGAAGATGCACTTTCTATTTTGAAAAATATTGAGAATGAACATTATAAAAATATAAAAGAATATATAGAAGAAACACTGGAACATGCCGGTTATTTTGATTGA
- a CDS encoding radical SAM/SPASM domain-containing protein produces MRFKRVYIEITNACNLSCSFCIKNDRPIHSMTIEEFSHIISQVKPYTDYVYLHILGEPLSHPHLLAFLDICKDAKIKVNITTNGTLLRKKGEELCHPALRQLNVSLHSFSEHEQANYLNDVCTYSRLLAKHNIHINLRLWSLENGVLSKESKKLLEEVCAYFQVEKPAEIKRLKRFDLEKYIHLHFEEVFQWPSLKHPYVSDTGRCLGMKTMAGILSDGTLVPCCLDSKKECNLGNVFTTPLKDLLESERVKSICKGFDENRIEEELCKHCSYRLRFSKGKESF; encoded by the coding sequence ATGCGATTTAAAAGAGTATATATTGAAATTACAAATGCCTGTAATTTATCTTGCAGTTTTTGTATAAAAAATGATCGGCCTATTCATAGTATGACAATTGAAGAGTTTTCTCATATTATTTCTCAAGTAAAACCTTACACAGACTATGTATATTTGCATATTTTAGGGGAACCTTTATCCCATCCCCATCTTCTTGCGTTTTTAGATATATGTAAAGATGCGAAGATAAAAGTAAATATTACAACAAATGGAACCTTATTAAGAAAAAAAGGAGAAGAGCTGTGTCATCCAGCACTTCGACAGCTGAATGTTTCTTTGCATAGTTTTTCAGAACATGAACAGGCGAATTATTTAAATGATGTATGTACATACAGCAGATTGCTGGCTAAGCATAACATTCATATAAATCTTCGCTTGTGGAGTTTAGAAAATGGGGTATTATCAAAAGAAAGTAAAAAATTGCTGGAAGAAGTATGTGCTTATTTTCAAGTGGAAAAGCCAGCGGAAATTAAAAGATTAAAACGTTTTGATTTAGAAAAGTATATTCATCTTCATTTTGAAGAAGTATTTCAGTGGCCTTCTTTGAAACATCCTTATGTTTCAGATACAGGAAGATGTCTTGGCATGAAAACAATGGCTGGTATTTTAAGTGATGGAACACTTGTTCCCTGCTGTTTAGATTCTAAAAAAGAATGTAATCTGGGAAATGTATTTACAACACCATTAAAAGATTTACTGGAAAGTGAAAGAGTGAAGTCAATTTGTAAAGGATTTGATGAAAATCGAATAGAAGAAGAACTTTGTAAACACTGTTCCTATCGACTTCGTTTTTCAAAAGGAAAAGAAAGTTTCTAA
- a CDS encoding cation-translocating P-type ATPase, whose product MPYRKTIRELEKELHTNSVNGLSEKEAQKRLLENGENELLQKHTDSIWKLFVNQFKDPMVIILIFGAFLSAFLKEYIDASIILAVILMNALIGLFQEYKAEKAIDALKELSSPKAYVIRDGYIKEIDSKELVVGDVVELETGSYIPADIRLFSSKSLKVEESALTGESEAQEKDALEEYDKEILIADQKNMVFMSTFVTYGKARGIVVRCGMDTEVGKIAKMLEKTEDESTPLQKRLAHLSKVLGIISIVICMSMFSVSVLQKRDILDMLLLSISLAVAAIPEGLPAVVTIVLALGVQIMSKNKAIIRKLHAVETLGSVSVICSDKTGTLTQNKMHVESSFADGKLGQYNEELLRGFALCNDARKQGEEILGEATESALLQFSEDKGMHKADEDLSYIRVNEIPFDSIRKRMTTLHQHKQTYIAYTKGALEKVLPLCTHVFVDNRMVYLSEYEKRKILEASRSVSENAQRVLALARKVVQHPVCVHVEEGMCFIGFAGLIDPPRKEVKQAIQVCRDAGIKVVMITGDHPLTAYAIAKQLGIAKEKTEVLSGSELDKIKDVDLQEEISNYRVFARVTPQHKVRLVSAYKKQGEVVSMSGDGVNDAPALKQADIGIAMGKGSDVCKEAGDMVLADDNFATIVKAIEAGRSIYLNIQKAILYLLSCNLGEIMALSLGLICMPHVVSTLSAIQILWVNMVTDAFPALALGVDPKDAYLMKEKPRDAKESLFAHGGWIFTVLNGMFIGTITLVAFRYGLQSSGAKAQTMAFMVLSLSQLFHSLNLRSRTHSIFKVGVLNNKWLILTVLFGCILQIAVCEIPIFHMLLKTVSLNLMEWGIVFGLSMSVIVINEASKWFAKE is encoded by the coding sequence ATGCCATATCGTAAAACAATTAGAGAGTTAGAAAAGGAGTTACATACAAATAGTGTAAATGGATTGAGTGAAAAAGAAGCACAGAAGCGTTTGTTAGAAAATGGGGAGAACGAGCTTTTACAAAAACATACGGATAGTATATGGAAATTATTTGTAAATCAGTTCAAGGATCCTATGGTTATTATTTTAATTTTTGGAGCTTTCCTATCAGCTTTTTTAAAAGAGTATATAGATGCAAGTATTATTCTTGCGGTAATACTTATGAATGCGCTTATTGGATTATTTCAAGAATATAAAGCAGAAAAAGCAATCGATGCTTTAAAAGAATTATCAAGTCCTAAAGCCTATGTCATACGTGATGGCTATATCAAGGAAATTGATTCAAAGGAATTGGTTGTAGGCGATGTTGTAGAACTAGAAACAGGAAGCTATATACCAGCTGATATTCGTTTGTTTTCATCGAAAAGTTTAAAAGTAGAAGAAAGTGCCTTAACAGGAGAAAGCGAAGCTCAGGAAAAAGATGCTTTAGAGGAATATGATAAAGAGATTTTAATAGCAGATCAAAAAAATATGGTGTTTATGTCTACATTTGTTACATATGGAAAAGCAAGAGGAATCGTTGTTCGTTGTGGAATGGATACAGAAGTTGGTAAAATTGCGAAGATGCTGGAAAAAACAGAAGATGAAAGCACACCCTTACAGAAACGTCTGGCACATCTTTCCAAAGTTCTTGGTATCATTTCGATTGTAATTTGTATGAGTATGTTTTCTGTTTCTGTATTACAGAAAAGAGATATACTGGATATGTTATTATTGTCAATTTCATTAGCAGTAGCTGCTATACCAGAAGGTTTGCCTGCAGTTGTTACGATTGTTTTAGCACTTGGCGTACAGATTATGAGCAAAAATAAAGCAATCATAAGAAAACTTCATGCAGTAGAAACACTGGGTTCAGTAAGTGTTATCTGCAGTGATAAAACAGGAACATTAACACAAAATAAAATGCATGTGGAAAGCAGTTTTGCGGATGGAAAATTAGGCCAGTATAATGAAGAGTTATTACGAGGGTTTGCTTTATGTAACGATGCTAGAAAACAGGGAGAAGAAATTTTGGGAGAAGCAACGGAAAGTGCATTGTTACAATTTAGTGAAGACAAGGGAATGCATAAAGCAGATGAAGACTTATCGTATATACGTGTTAATGAAATTCCTTTTGATTCGATTCGTAAACGCATGACTACTTTGCATCAGCATAAACAAACTTATATTGCATACACCAAAGGGGCATTAGAAAAAGTACTTCCTTTATGTACGCATGTATTCGTAGATAATCGCATGGTATATTTAAGTGAGTATGAAAAAAGAAAGATTTTAGAAGCCAGCAGAAGTGTTAGTGAAAATGCACAGCGTGTGTTAGCTTTAGCAAGAAAAGTTGTACAGCATCCTGTATGCGTCCATGTAGAAGAAGGAATGTGTTTTATTGGTTTTGCAGGATTGATCGATCCCCCTAGAAAAGAAGTGAAACAGGCAATACAGGTATGTCGTGATGCGGGCATTAAAGTTGTGATGATAACAGGAGATCATCCCTTAACAGCTTATGCTATCGCAAAACAATTAGGAATTGCGAAAGAAAAAACAGAAGTTTTAAGTGGAAGTGAACTAGATAAAATAAAGGATGTAGATCTTCAAGAGGAAATTAGCAATTATCGTGTTTTCGCAAGGGTAACACCACAGCACAAGGTACGTCTTGTTTCTGCATATAAAAAGCAGGGAGAAGTTGTTTCTATGAGTGGTGATGGTGTCAATGATGCACCGGCATTAAAACAGGCGGATATAGGCATTGCGATGGGAAAAGGAAGTGATGTGTGTAAAGAAGCAGGGGATATGGTACTGGCTGATGATAATTTTGCGACCATTGTAAAAGCAATCGAAGCAGGAAGAAGTATTTACTTAAATATACAAAAAGCTATTTTGTATTTGCTAAGTTGTAATTTAGGGGAAATTATGGCCCTTTCATTAGGACTGATTTGTATGCCTCATGTTGTATCCACCTTAAGTGCTATTCAAATCTTATGGGTGAATATGGTAACCGATGCATTTCCAGCTTTGGCGCTGGGGGTAGATCCTAAAGATGCTTATCTTATGAAAGAAAAGCCTAGAGATGCGAAAGAGAGTTTGTTTGCCCATGGGGGATGGATATTTACTGTATTAAACGGTATGTTTATAGGTACGATTACGCTGGTAGCCTTTCGGTATGGATTACAAAGCAGTGGAGCGAAAGCACAAACGATGGCATTTATGGTATTATCTTTATCACAGCTGTTTCATTCTTTAAATTTAAGAAGTCGTACACATTCTATATTTAAAGTAGGGGTTTTAAACAATAAATGGCTGATTTTAACGGTTTTGTTTGGCTGTATCCTGCAGATTGCGGTTTGTGAAATTCCCATTTTTCATATGCTGTTAAAAACAGTATCGTTAAATCTTATGGAATGGGGAATCGTTTTTGGATTAAGTATGAGTGTAATTGTTATTAATGAAGCAAGCAAATGGTTTGCGAAAGAATAA
- the ftsZ gene encoding cell division protein FtsZ has product MSELQFDQVANIKVFGVGGGGCNAVNRMVNEGVKGVEFYVANTDLSVLNNSLVKNKIILGREVTKGLGAGANPEMGRRAAQESENEIREAIKGSDMVFVTTGLGGGTGTGAAPLFAKIAKEEGALTVGIVTKPFTFEGKKRMQAAEAGLAELKQYVDSLIIVSNNNLIEVIGRRPLTEAFQAADNVLRQGVQTITDLIAVPAMINLDFADVRTIMENQGSALIGIGMAEGEDKARVAAEKAIQSPLLEVQIAGARNAIVNITGGESITLFDAEDAMALIREAAGNDVDVIFGVAINEKLGDSIIVTVIATGFDAEDEDIASAQTSFSQPVKSARSQEVHSTYIEDEDDDKGIPSFFRR; this is encoded by the coding sequence ATGAGTGAATTACAGTTTGACCAGGTAGCTAATATAAAGGTTTTTGGTGTTGGAGGCGGAGGCTGCAACGCTGTTAACCGAATGGTAAATGAAGGTGTAAAGGGAGTAGAGTTTTATGTGGCAAATACGGATTTGTCTGTATTAAACAACTCTCTGGTTAAAAATAAAATTATTTTGGGACGTGAAGTAACAAAAGGTCTAGGTGCTGGTGCAAATCCAGAAATGGGAAGACGCGCTGCACAGGAAAGTGAAAATGAAATTCGTGAAGCAATCAAAGGCAGCGATATGGTATTTGTAACAACAGGTTTAGGTGGAGGAACAGGTACAGGTGCTGCACCATTGTTTGCGAAAATTGCGAAAGAAGAAGGTGCTTTAACGGTAGGTATCGTTACAAAGCCATTTACTTTTGAAGGTAAAAAACGTATGCAGGCTGCAGAAGCAGGACTTGCAGAATTGAAACAATATGTTGATTCTTTGATTATTGTATCTAACAATAATCTGATTGAAGTAATTGGAAGACGTCCATTGACAGAGGCTTTCCAGGCAGCTGATAACGTATTGCGTCAGGGGGTTCAGACAATTACTGATTTAATTGCAGTTCCAGCAATGATCAACCTTGACTTTGCGGATGTTCGTACAATTATGGAAAATCAGGGTTCTGCATTAATTGGTATCGGTATGGCTGAAGGAGAAGATAAAGCACGTGTAGCAGCTGAAAAAGCGATTCAGTCTCCTTTATTGGAAGTACAAATTGCAGGTGCACGTAATGCAATCGTAAATATTACAGGTGGAGAAAGCATTACTTTGTTTGATGCAGAAGATGCTATGGCATTGATTCGTGAAGCTGCTGGAAATGATGTAGATGTTATTTTTGGTGTTGCTATTAACGAAAAACTTGGTGATTCCATCATCGTTACGGTTATCGCAACTGGTTTTGATGCGGAAGATGAAGATATTGCATCTGCACAGACTTCTTTTTCACAGCCTGTTAAGTCTGCCAGATCTCAGGAAGTTCACTCAACTTATATCGAAGATGAAGATGATGATAAAGGTATTCCTTCTTTCTTTAGACGTTAA
- a CDS encoding cell division protein FtsA translates to MEKKEIFASIEIADHEVRLVVGEFYETRFNILRVEKAAVTGVIDKRISDEQNVVNGIIKTLHQAQEALGYRIERVLLALPSVNVQRHNRRVHVIPQESSKRIRLSDVQKALNEAVSYKPDEQVELVNVGCIKYIVNGITSRKIPIDEVCDILLMDVDLLYADKDIVYSYARCVERAGLEILDVCLDSYASAQEAAVFEQTVDKYVVLVDISRQSTTLSLFTHGKLANCEVLLTGYGSWMERLLEQTNLSEHVGFRLLQNTCTFNETYAQNSVIYVWAKNGVQRQLTERNVCEMTAPMVRNWLNTVNEACAPIIENGDVQYLLSGEGCEIQAIKDVLDGLNAPWNIYVPQTIGARDCSLTVCLGMFYSWKEQQKIRADERVSCAQQDVVASVGSVSRRMKSNDDEGGFTKKLKSILLNDK, encoded by the coding sequence ATGGAGAAAAAGGAAATATTTGCCTCTATAGAAATTGCGGATCATGAAGTTCGACTTGTTGTTGGTGAATTTTATGAGACCCGTTTTAATATTTTACGCGTAGAAAAAGCGGCAGTCACTGGAGTTATAGATAAAAGAATTTCAGATGAGCAAAATGTTGTAAATGGGATTATAAAAACCTTGCATCAGGCACAGGAAGCATTAGGGTATCGAATTGAAAGAGTTCTCCTAGCTCTTCCTAGTGTAAATGTACAGCGTCATAATCGAAGAGTTCATGTTATTCCACAGGAAAGCAGTAAACGTATTCGATTAAGCGATGTACAAAAGGCATTAAATGAAGCAGTATCATATAAACCTGATGAACAGGTGGAATTGGTTAATGTAGGGTGTATCAAATACATAGTAAATGGGATTACATCTCGTAAAATTCCAATTGATGAAGTTTGTGATATTTTATTGATGGATGTTGATTTATTATATGCAGATAAAGACATTGTGTATTCTTATGCAAGGTGTGTAGAACGGGCAGGCTTAGAAATATTGGATGTTTGCCTTGATTCTTATGCTTCTGCACAGGAAGCAGCTGTTTTTGAACAGACGGTAGATAAGTATGTAGTACTGGTAGATATATCACGTCAGTCTACAACTTTATCCTTGTTTACACATGGAAAGCTTGCAAATTGTGAAGTGTTGTTAACTGGTTATGGCAGCTGGATGGAAAGATTGCTGGAACAGACAAATTTAAGTGAACATGTTGGCTTTCGATTGTTGCAGAATACTTGCACGTTTAATGAGACGTATGCGCAAAATTCTGTTATTTATGTTTGGGCAAAAAATGGTGTACAGCGTCAGTTAACCGAGCGAAATGTTTGTGAAATGACAGCTCCTATGGTTCGCAACTGGCTGAATACTGTGAATGAAGCATGTGCGCCAATAATTGAAAATGGAGATGTGCAGTATTTACTAAGTGGAGAGGGCTGTGAAATACAGGCAATCAAAGATGTTTTGGATGGATTAAATGCACCTTGGAATATTTATGTTCCACAGACAATCGGTGCCAGAGACTGTTCATTAACTGTTTGTCTTGGTATGTTTTATAGCTGGAAAGAGCAGCAGAAAATACGTGCTGATGAGAGAGTAAGCTGTGCGCAGCAGGACGTAGTGGCTTCTGTTGGAAGTGTTAGCCGCAGAATGAAATCTAATGATGATGAAGGCGGTTTTACAAAAAAACTGAAAAGTATTTTACTTAATGATAAATAG
- a CDS encoding cadherin-like beta sandwich domain-containing protein yields the protein MKRIMKKICIWAFALTVIVSVLGLPVKLFAAGGLSVSASAGSVYVGDSVTFTVSASNSAGNVNISGAVNDSIWLDNSSQSYTVKATSAGTIGINVSGVLASYDTGLDQNVSGSSYVTVMNRPTSSGGNQNNTNQNVVKDEPKEEVKKNTDSALASLSVSQGKLSPNFASGTTSYKVTLPSTASSIKISASARDAKASVSGAGTRELEPGNNKLSVVCSAEDGSSTTYTINVYVDEKPLTYMTYNGVKFGVSAHNGKGGKLSKAFDETKIKVDGIEIPAWKNNALNITLVYLQSEGTEGYYIYDETKQEVVSVYEPMAVLGQNIVRIDVPENLQKREGMNFTKVKVDGKEFTGWTFDDKNLENYALIYVMNDAGKYVYYQYEKTQNTLQLYSGSAPLSQEAFVKYKEDMEKKLDNSQMWNVIFGIAAGIFAVGMIVSIVMASKRKGTSLKYERVNMPARKMSKASNIEADSLMNKFKDKE from the coding sequence ATGAAAAGAATAATGAAAAAAATATGTATATGGGCTTTTGCTTTAACAGTAATCGTTAGTGTTCTAGGCTTGCCGGTAAAACTATTTGCGGCAGGAGGTTTATCAGTAAGTGCTAGTGCAGGAAGCGTTTATGTAGGAGATAGTGTGACATTTACTGTTAGTGCCTCAAATTCTGCTGGGAATGTAAATATTTCAGGTGCAGTAAATGACAGTATATGGTTAGATAATAGCTCTCAGTCTTATACAGTGAAAGCTACATCAGCAGGAACAATTGGTATCAATGTATCCGGAGTATTGGCTAGCTATGATACAGGCTTAGATCAAAATGTTAGTGGAAGTTCTTATGTTACAGTTATGAATAGACCAACTTCTAGCGGAGGAAATCAAAATAATACGAATCAGAATGTTGTAAAAGATGAACCAAAGGAAGAAGTAAAGAAAAACACTGATAGTGCTCTTGCATCTTTGAGTGTATCCCAGGGTAAACTTTCTCCTAATTTTGCTTCAGGAACAACTTCTTATAAAGTAACTCTTCCATCTACTGCTTCAAGTATTAAGATTTCTGCGAGTGCAAGAGATGCGAAAGCAAGTGTTTCTGGTGCTGGTACAAGAGAATTAGAGCCTGGAAATAATAAGCTATCTGTTGTATGCAGTGCCGAAGATGGCTCATCTACAACTTATACGATCAATGTGTATGTTGATGAAAAACCGTTAACTTACATGACTTATAATGGAGTGAAGTTCGGTGTTTCTGCTCATAATGGAAAAGGCGGGAAATTATCTAAGGCATTTGATGAGACAAAGATAAAAGTGGATGGTATAGAAATTCCTGCATGGAAAAACAATGCTTTAAATATAACATTAGTGTATTTACAAAGTGAGGGAACAGAAGGTTATTACATTTATGATGAAACAAAACAGGAAGTTGTTTCTGTTTATGAACCAATGGCTGTTTTAGGTCAGAATATTGTACGTATAGATGTTCCAGAAAATCTTCAGAAAAGAGAAGGAATGAATTTCACAAAAGTAAAGGTAGATGGAAAAGAATTTACAGGATGGACTTTTGATGATAAAAATCTAGAAAACTATGCATTGATTTATGTAATGAACGATGCTGGTAAATATGTGTATTATCAGTATGAAAAAACACAGAATACATTACAGCTATATTCTGGAAGTGCTCCGCTTTCACAAGAAGCCTTTGTGAAATATAAAGAGGATATGGAGAAAAAACTGGATAATAGTCAAATGTGGAATGTTATATTTGGTATTGCAGCGGGGATATTTGCTGTTGGCATGATTGTTTCTATTGTGATGGCTTCTAAAAGAAAGGGTACTTCTTTAAAATATGAAAGGGTAAATATGCCTGCAAGAAAAATGTCAAAAGCTTCTAATATAGAAGCAGATAGTCTTATGAATAAATTTAAAGATAAAGAATAA